One genomic segment of Pseudomonadota bacterium includes these proteins:
- the mrdA gene encoding penicillin-binding protein 2 produces the protein MENFVKDDTTQESRKYKWCKWLLIFTIIILIIRLWDLQIMKGSDMRKLSEQNRIRIKKVVAPRGMIYDRAGRIMADTRPSFNMYITPEDIKDFNQTVDGLAKLIDIDREDIIDKMKVASGLPPSFPVKIKSDISMDEVAKIEANRIYLPGVTIQIEPKRNYPYAKMMAHMLGYVSEVSDEELKNKSLKGYSPGDNIGRYGLERAYETYLRGKDGEKRVEVNAMGREVRTLETIEPIAGNNLYLNINLDVQLTVEKAFENKKGGCIALETKTGAVLALVSRPSFDPNKFASGITKEDWKAITTDKMHPLQNRAIQGRYPPGSTFKIVSALKVLEEGIINEKTGFSCRGGFPFGNRVFKCWKKGGHGGVSMHRGIVESCDVFFYNVGLKLGVDRIHGMSEAIGLTKITGIDLPGEKNGLVPSTAWKQKTYGQPWYEGETVSVSIGQGAVWLTPIQLAQLSAFVANEGVTFKPHIVNRIVSLEGKTIKTFEPVMNTNVKLKKDVFRIVKEGMRGVVNEPSGTAYGSRLPNISICGKTGTAQSVGEKGKNLGDHAWFIAFAPFEEPTISISVLVEYGGHGSSAAAPVAKSITETFFKERVVIKEARIHENR, from the coding sequence TTGGAAAACTTTGTAAAAGACGATACAACCCAGGAGAGCAGAAAGTACAAATGGTGCAAATGGTTATTGATATTCACAATAATCATTCTTATAATCAGGCTCTGGGATCTTCAGATAATGAAAGGCAGTGATATGAGGAAGCTGTCTGAGCAAAACCGTATCAGGATAAAAAAGGTTGTTGCGCCGAGAGGCATGATATATGACAGGGCAGGCAGAATCATGGCTGACACAAGACCGTCGTTTAACATGTATATTACACCTGAAGATATCAAAGATTTTAACCAGACAGTTGATGGTCTTGCTAAACTCATCGATATAGACAGAGAAGATATTATAGATAAGATGAAAGTTGCCAGTGGGCTCCCCCCTTCTTTTCCGGTAAAAATAAAATCAGATATTTCCATGGATGAAGTTGCAAAAATTGAAGCAAATCGCATTTATCTTCCAGGCGTAACTATTCAAATCGAGCCCAAAAGAAACTACCCATATGCTAAGATGATGGCGCATATGCTCGGCTATGTTTCTGAAGTCAGCGATGAAGAGTTAAAAAACAAGTCATTAAAAGGTTACTCTCCTGGTGATAATATCGGCAGATATGGGCTGGAAAGGGCTTACGAAACATATCTCAGAGGAAAAGACGGGGAAAAGCGGGTAGAAGTTAATGCGATGGGCAGAGAAGTGAGAACCCTTGAAACAATTGAGCCGATTGCCGGGAACAACCTGTACCTCAATATAAATCTTGACGTTCAGCTTACTGTTGAAAAGGCATTTGAAAATAAAAAGGGAGGGTGTATTGCCTTAGAAACAAAGACGGGCGCTGTCCTTGCACTCGTAAGCAGACCGTCCTTTGATCCTAATAAATTTGCTTCGGGCATTACGAAAGAGGACTGGAAGGCTATTACTACCGATAAAATGCACCCTCTCCAGAACAGGGCTATTCAAGGCAGGTATCCTCCAGGCTCTACCTTCAAAATTGTATCAGCCTTGAAAGTCCTTGAAGAAGGGATTATCAATGAAAAAACCGGTTTTTCTTGCAGGGGTGGATTTCCTTTTGGCAACAGGGTTTTTAAATGTTGGAAAAAAGGCGGTCACGGAGGCGTATCTATGCATAGAGGGATAGTAGAGTCATGTGATGTCTTTTTTTACAACGTGGGCTTAAAGCTCGGGGTGGACAGAATTCATGGGATGTCTGAAGCAATTGGCCTGACAAAGATTACAGGCATTGATCTACCCGGTGAAAAGAATGGTCTTGTACCGTCTACCGCATGGAAGCAAAAAACATACGGCCAACCATGGTATGAAGGAGAAACTGTCTCAGTTTCCATAGGACAGGGCGCAGTATGGTTAACACCGATACAGCTTGCACAGCTTTCAGCTTTTGTGGCAAATGAGGGGGTCACCTTTAAGCCCCATATAGTCAATAGAATTGTATCGCTGGAAGGAAAAACAATAAAAACATTCGAGCCTGTCATGAATACCAATGTAAAACTTAAGAAAGATGTATTCAGAATCGTCAAAGAAGGTATGCGGGGGGTAGTAAACGAACCAAGCGGCACAGCATATGGTTCCCGTCTCCCGAACATCAGTATATGTGGAAAAACAGGTACAGCACAATCAGTCGGCGAAAAGGGTAAAAACCTTGGCGATCATGCATGGTTCATAGCTTTTGCCCCTTTTGAGGAACCGACCATTTCCATTTCTGTTCTTGTAGAATACGGCGGACACGGGTCAAGCGCTGCAGCTCCTGTTGCAAAATCTATTACTGAAACTTTTTTCAAAGAAAGGGTTGTGATTAAAGAGGCAAGAATCCATGAAAATAGATAA
- the rodA gene encoding rod shape-determining protein RodA: MKIDKRKASHLDWYLIINGLILFAIGIFNLVSATSSFYSGSYNFIMKQLISFSIGLILIFIIIQYDYRIIANHSKWFYVLAIAFILLVLIIGMMAGGAKRWINIFGISFQPSEFMKPILVLYLANMLYEKKREGKALSLRDISMPMLATLIPFILIVKQPDLGTGIIIVFTSLSILWFVGLKKSTYALLFGIGAVIPFIAWQYLMKPYQKMRVLSFINIDADPSGFGYHAKQAVIGVGSGKFFGKGYMAGTQHKLQFIPEHHTDFIFTVFGEEWGFLGSIILFLLFLSFILRCLKIAQNAHNELGSIIAFGVATIIYLQFAINVMMAIHLAPVVGIPLPFISYGGSSMLTVMISTGLVLNVSMRRYMF; encoded by the coding sequence ATGAAAATAGATAAAAGAAAGGCGTCCCATCTGGACTGGTATCTCATTATAAATGGCCTTATCCTGTTTGCCATAGGCATCTTTAACCTCGTGAGTGCAACCAGTTCTTTTTATAGCGGTTCTTACAACTTTATCATGAAACAACTAATTTCATTCTCAATAGGTCTCATACTTATTTTTATAATAATACAGTATGATTACAGGATAATAGCAAATCATTCAAAATGGTTCTATGTACTGGCTATTGCGTTTATCTTGCTTGTTTTAATAATAGGGATGATGGCCGGAGGGGCAAAAAGGTGGATAAATATATTCGGTATCAGTTTTCAACCGTCTGAGTTTATGAAACCGATTCTTGTACTTTATCTTGCTAATATGCTCTATGAAAAAAAGAGGGAGGGTAAGGCATTAAGTTTGAGGGACATATCGATGCCGATGCTTGCTACGTTGATACCCTTCATTCTTATTGTGAAACAACCTGACCTAGGTACTGGCATCATTATCGTGTTTACATCCCTTTCCATCCTCTGGTTTGTAGGTTTAAAAAAATCTACCTATGCCCTCTTATTTGGTATTGGGGCTGTTATTCCTTTTATTGCATGGCAATACCTTATGAAACCGTACCAAAAAATGAGAGTGCTTAGTTTTATAAATATTGATGCAGATCCTTCAGGATTCGGATATCACGCAAAACAGGCAGTTATTGGAGTCGGTTCAGGCAAATTTTTTGGGAAGGGTTATATGGCAGGTACGCAACATAAACTACAGTTTATACCGGAACATCATACCGACTTTATTTTTACGGTTTTCGGAGAAGAATGGGGCTTCCTTGGCTCTATTATACTATTTCTTCTGTTCTTGTCTTTTATATTAAGATGTTTAAAAATTGCCCAAAACGCACATAACGAGCTTGGCTCGATCATTGCCTTCGGCGTAGCTACAATCATATATCTCCAGTTTGCCATTAATGTTATGATGGCAATACATCTAGCCCCTGTTGTAGGCATTCCTTTGCCCTTCATCAGTTATGGAGGCTCATCAATGCTTACTGTCATGATTTCAACCGGATTGGTTCTCAATGTAAGTATGAGAAGGTATATGTTTTGA
- a CDS encoding PsbP-related protein, whose protein sequence is MKRIFIAFLCVVFLFSFIISATLFAADNVFNESGYGYILTYPEDWTYIKKTPHIIVFTKKAETNVNTPVVGVQNLLSTKMKDGKYKDVNAVIADFENQLRITQHAKVYPAEIYTYSKNGIKLTGRQFIAEYIFKDKNYKQLMIAVSRKNGEVFHVWIYSAQAEQYDKYFPTVRTMLDSWVIAE, encoded by the coding sequence ATGAAAAGGATATTTATAGCTTTTCTTTGTGTTGTTTTTTTATTTAGTTTTATTATTTCTGCAACGTTATTTGCTGCTGACAATGTATTTAATGAAAGTGGATACGGATATATATTAACTTATCCTGAAGATTGGACTTATATCAAGAAAACCCCGCATATAATTGTGTTTACAAAAAAGGCAGAAACAAATGTAAATACTCCTGTGGTAGGTGTTCAAAATTTACTTTCAACAAAGATGAAAGATGGAAAGTATAAAGATGTGAACGCTGTAATTGCTGATTTTGAGAACCAATTGAGAATAACGCAACATGCGAAGGTTTATCCTGCGGAAATATATACATATAGCAAAAATGGGATAAAGTTGACAGGCAGACAATTTATCGCTGAATACATTTTTAAGGATAAAAACTATAAGCAGTTGATGATTGCAGTCTCCCGGAAAAATGGAGAAGTATTTCATGTCTGGATATATTCTGCACAGGCAGAGCAATACGATAAATATTTTCCCACTGTCAGGACAATGCTTGATTCGTGGGTGATAGCAGAGTAA